Proteins from a genomic interval of Diaphorobacter sp. HDW4A:
- a CDS encoding ABC transporter ATP-binding protein, translated as MLQLEQVSTHYGAICAVNKVSLHVNQGEIVTLIGSNGAGKTSLLMTVCGNPRASGGKILFEGEDITQMSTHHIMRRGIAISPEGRRVFKDLTVEENLKMGGFFLNKSEIADGIEHVFKLFPRLRERSGQRSGTMSGGEQQMLAIGRALMSKPRLLLLDEPTLGLAPLIIAQIFEIIQTIRANGVTVFLVEQNANRALQIADRGYVLETGKVVLEDSGQALLTNADVRKAYLGA; from the coding sequence ATGTTGCAACTGGAGCAGGTCTCCACGCACTACGGCGCGATCTGCGCCGTCAACAAGGTGAGCCTGCACGTCAATCAGGGCGAGATCGTCACGCTGATCGGCAGCAACGGCGCAGGCAAGACCTCGCTGTTGATGACCGTGTGCGGCAACCCGCGCGCGAGCGGCGGCAAGATCCTGTTCGAGGGCGAGGACATCACCCAGATGTCCACCCACCACATCATGCGCAGGGGCATCGCCATCTCGCCGGAAGGCCGCCGAGTGTTCAAGGATCTGACCGTCGAGGAAAACCTCAAGATGGGCGGCTTCTTTCTGAACAAGTCGGAAATCGCCGATGGCATCGAGCATGTCTTCAAACTGTTCCCACGCCTGCGTGAACGTTCGGGCCAGCGCTCGGGCACGATGTCCGGCGGTGAGCAACAGATGCTCGCCATCGGCCGCGCGCTCATGAGCAAGCCGCGCCTGCTGCTGCTTGATGAGCCGACGCTGGGCCTTGCCCCGCTGATCATCGCGCAGATCTTCGAGATCATCCAGACCATCCGCGCCAACGGCGTGACCGTGTTCCTCGTCGAGCAGAACGCCAACCGCGCCCTGCAGATCGCGGATCGTGGTTACGTGCTGGAAACCGGCAAGGTCGTGCTGGAAGACTCGGGTCAGGCGCTGTTGACCAATGCGGATGTGCGAAAGGCGTATTTGGGGGCTTGA
- the livG gene encoding high-affinity branched-chain amino acid ABC transporter ATP-binding protein LivG, with the protein MSHLLEVKDLSMRFGGLVAVDGVQMAIKPKEIFAIIGPNGAGKTTVFNCISGFYKPTTGVITLAGESIAGLGSHSVAQRGVVRTFQNVRLFKSMTAVENLLVAQHRRTSKSVLGGLFNTRGYRESEKAAIANAMKWLEFMGIAEFANREAGNLAYGHQRRLEIARCMITEPKLLMLDEPAAGLNPQEKVELQHLIERLRTEFGVTVLLIEHDMGLVMGVSERILCMEYGKPIAMGTPDEVRNNERVIKAYLGEA; encoded by the coding sequence ATGAGCCATCTTCTCGAAGTCAAAGACCTGAGCATGCGCTTTGGCGGCTTGGTGGCCGTCGACGGTGTGCAGATGGCCATCAAACCGAAGGAAATCTTCGCCATCATCGGCCCCAACGGTGCTGGCAAGACCACGGTGTTCAACTGCATCAGCGGCTTCTACAAGCCCACCACCGGCGTGATCACGCTGGCGGGCGAGTCGATTGCCGGTCTCGGCAGCCACAGCGTCGCCCAGCGCGGCGTGGTGCGCACCTTCCAGAACGTGCGTCTGTTCAAGAGCATGACCGCCGTGGAAAACCTGCTGGTCGCGCAGCATCGCCGCACCAGCAAGTCGGTGCTCGGGGGCCTGTTCAATACGCGCGGCTACCGCGAGAGCGAAAAGGCCGCCATCGCCAACGCGATGAAGTGGCTGGAGTTCATGGGCATCGCCGAATTCGCCAACCGCGAAGCCGGCAACCTTGCCTATGGTCACCAGCGCCGCCTCGAGATCGCGCGCTGCATGATCACCGAGCCCAAGCTGTTGATGCTCGACGAACCCGCAGCGGGCCTGAACCCGCAGGAGAAGGTCGAGCTGCAGCACCTGATCGAGCGCCTGCGCACCGAATTCGGTGTAACGGTGCTGCTGATCGAGCACGACATGGGTCTGGTGATGGGTGTGTCCGAGCGCATCCTGTGCATGGAATACGGCAAACCGATCGCCATGGGAACGCCCGATGAGGTGCGCAACAACGAGCGGGTCATCAAGGCCTATCTGGGAGAGGCCTGA
- a CDS encoding high-affinity branched-chain amino acid ABC transporter permease LivM codes for MNKIRSQLGNAIFATIIAALLIIPIFGLHLERAGIRTYLVTQWNYVIWGCVIVFLWQLLRPALKSATKGISLPSLPSISDKARPVVYLVVALIAVSWPFMAGRNAVDIATLAMIYVMLGLGLNIVVGFAGLLDLGFVGFYAVGAYTYALLYHWAGWSFWEALPLTGLASATFGFLLGFPVLRLRGDYLAIVTLGFGEIIRLLLVNLNDWTGGPDGISSIPKPTFFGLPLTRSPATEGGTTFAQFFGIEFNTMHMVIFLYLTALFLATLTLLVSNRLIRMPIGRAWEALREDEIACRSLGLNPTKIKLSAFTLGAMFAGFGGAFFAARQGIVNPESFTFIESALILAIVVLGGMGSQLGVIIAAILITVLPELAREFSEYRMLIFGLVMILMMIWRPQGLLPMKRHHVEVPSTGNHSGNHKDGAHA; via the coding sequence ATGAACAAGATCCGCTCTCAACTCGGCAACGCCATCTTCGCCACCATCATTGCTGCGCTGCTGATCATTCCGATCTTCGGCCTGCATCTGGAGCGCGCGGGCATCCGCACCTATCTGGTCACGCAGTGGAACTACGTGATCTGGGGCTGTGTCATCGTGTTCCTCTGGCAACTGCTGCGCCCGGCGCTGAAGTCCGCCACCAAGGGCATCAGCTTGCCCTCGTTGCCCAGCATCTCGGACAAGGCACGGCCCGTGGTCTACCTCGTGGTCGCGCTGATCGCCGTGTCCTGGCCTTTCATGGCTGGCCGCAACGCGGTGGACATCGCCACGCTCGCCATGATCTACGTGATGCTAGGCCTCGGCCTGAACATCGTGGTTGGTTTCGCCGGTCTGCTCGATCTGGGTTTCGTCGGCTTCTACGCCGTGGGTGCCTACACCTACGCCCTGCTCTACCACTGGGCGGGCTGGAGCTTCTGGGAGGCACTGCCGCTCACCGGGCTGGCATCGGCCACCTTTGGCTTCCTGCTGGGCTTTCCGGTGCTGCGCCTGCGCGGTGACTATCTGGCCATCGTGACGCTCGGTTTCGGCGAAATCATCCGCCTGCTGCTGGTGAACCTGAACGACTGGACCGGCGGTCCGGACGGCATCTCCAGCATTCCCAAGCCGACGTTTTTCGGCCTGCCGCTCACGCGCTCGCCAGCCACCGAAGGCGGCACCACGTTCGCGCAGTTTTTCGGTATCGAGTTCAACACCATGCACATGGTGATCTTCCTGTACCTGACGGCGCTGTTCCTCGCAACCCTCACGCTGCTCGTCAGCAATCGACTGATCCGCATGCCGATTGGCCGTGCATGGGAAGCGCTGCGCGAAGATGAGATCGCCTGCCGTTCGCTCGGCCTGAACCCCACGAAGATCAAGCTCTCGGCGTTCACGCTGGGCGCCATGTTCGCGGGCTTCGGGGGTGCGTTCTTCGCGGCGCGCCAAGGCATCGTGAATCCCGAGTCGTTCACCTTCATCGAATCGGCGCTGATCCTCGCCATTGTGGTGCTGGGCGGAATGGGCTCACAACTGGGTGTGATCATTGCGGCGATCCTGATCACCGTGCTGCCTGAACTGGCGCGCGAGTTTTCCGAATACCGCATGCTGATTTTTGGTCTGGTGATGATTCTGATGATGATCTGGCGCCCGCAGGGCCTGCTGCCCATGAAGCGCCACCACGTGGAAGTTCCTTCGACAGGCAACCACTCCGGCAACCACAAGGATGGAGCGCACGCATGA
- the livH gene encoding high-affinity branched-chain amino acid ABC transporter permease LivH, which produces MSDLLPQLIQQLFNGLSLGAIYALIAIGYTMVYGIIGMINFAHGDIYMIGAYIGLVTLSAVGTTSGLPIWFIIALMLVVAVVITGVYGFAVEQVAYKPLRSSPRLVALISAIGMSIFLQNWVALGQGARDMAVPALLPGAFTFHLGNFEVFIPFARILIIVVAVALMIALTLYIKHSRMGRASRACAQDMHMANLLGIDTNRVVSFTFILGAVLAAVGGVLIALAVGKLNPFIGFIAGIKAFTAAVLGGIGSIPGAMLGGVVLGVAETFAAAYISSEYKDIVAFGLLVLILLFRPTGLLGKPEVEKV; this is translated from the coding sequence ATGTCTGACTTATTGCCACAGCTGATACAACAGCTATTCAACGGGCTCTCACTAGGAGCCATCTACGCCCTGATCGCCATTGGCTACACCATGGTCTACGGCATTATCGGGATGATCAATTTCGCTCACGGCGACATCTACATGATCGGTGCCTACATTGGCTTGGTCACGCTGTCCGCCGTGGGCACAACCAGCGGTTTGCCGATCTGGTTCATCATCGCGCTCATGCTGGTGGTGGCCGTCGTCATCACCGGGGTCTACGGTTTCGCCGTCGAACAGGTAGCCTACAAACCGCTGCGCTCAAGCCCACGTCTCGTGGCGTTGATCTCCGCGATCGGCATGTCGATCTTTCTGCAGAACTGGGTGGCTCTCGGTCAAGGCGCGCGCGACATGGCGGTGCCCGCCCTGCTGCCCGGCGCATTCACCTTCCATCTCGGCAACTTCGAAGTCTTCATCCCCTTCGCCCGCATCCTCATCATCGTGGTGGCGGTGGCGCTGATGATCGCGCTCACGCTGTACATCAAGCACTCCCGCATGGGCCGCGCCTCGCGTGCCTGCGCGCAGGACATGCACATGGCGAACCTGCTGGGCATCGACACCAACCGCGTCGTCTCGTTCACCTTCATCCTCGGTGCCGTGCTGGCCGCCGTCGGTGGCGTGCTGATCGCGCTGGCGGTGGGCAAGCTCAATCCCTTCATCGGCTTCATCGCTGGCATCAAGGCCTTCACGGCGGCGGTGCTCGGCGGCATCGGAAGCATTCCGGGCGCGATGCTCGGCGGTGTGGTACTGGGCGTGGCCGAGACCTTCGCCGCAGCCTACATATCGTCGGAATACAAGGACATCGTGGCCTTTGGCCTGCTGGTGCTGATCCTGCTGTTCCGCCCGACTGGTCTGCTCGGTAAGCCTGAAGTGGAGAAGGTGTGA
- a CDS encoding branched-chain amino acid ABC transporter substrate-binding protein, whose product MQTTFRARTLIAAMGLAGAAFIGTAAHAQIKIAMVIPTTGALTQYGDMVKEGATTAVEMTNAAGGINGKKIELVAVDDACEPKQGPVAANRVVNSKIGYVIGPVCSGASIAAAPIYNNEGVVVATPSATSPALTDGKNYSFIFRTIGRDDQQGPSAAKFIIDHAKPKKVAVLHDKQSYGQGIATAVRDDLKKAKVEVALFEGINAGDSDYSAVITKLKGAGVDFVYFGGYHPEMGLLLRQAAEQGLKVKMMGPEGVGNPEVNAIAGAAVEGMLVTLPADFSANPKNAAVVKAFKDAKRNPSGAFQLTSFAAAQSLIAAIKAAGDNPAKVSEWLHANTVDTVIGPISWNKQGDLKSFDFQVFQWHKDGSKTPAVK is encoded by the coding sequence ATGCAAACGACCTTCCGTGCGCGTACGTTGATTGCAGCCATGGGACTGGCTGGTGCAGCTTTCATTGGAACTGCGGCTCACGCCCAGATCAAGATCGCCATGGTGATCCCGACGACTGGCGCTCTGACTCAGTACGGCGACATGGTCAAGGAAGGTGCTACGACTGCGGTTGAAATGACCAATGCAGCCGGCGGCATCAACGGCAAGAAGATCGAACTGGTAGCAGTGGACGACGCTTGCGAACCCAAGCAAGGTCCAGTGGCCGCGAACCGTGTGGTCAACAGCAAAATCGGCTATGTGATCGGCCCAGTCTGCTCCGGTGCTTCGATCGCTGCAGCCCCTATCTACAACAACGAAGGTGTAGTGGTTGCCACTCCTTCCGCTACGTCTCCCGCCCTGACGGACGGCAAGAACTACAGCTTCATCTTCCGCACCATCGGCCGTGACGACCAACAAGGCCCGTCGGCTGCCAAGTTCATCATCGACCACGCCAAGCCCAAGAAGGTTGCCGTGCTGCACGACAAGCAGTCGTACGGTCAGGGCATCGCCACCGCCGTGCGTGACGATCTGAAGAAGGCCAAGGTTGAAGTGGCGCTGTTCGAAGGCATCAACGCTGGTGACTCCGACTACTCCGCCGTGATCACCAAGCTCAAGGGCGCCGGTGTCGACTTCGTGTATTTCGGCGGCTACCACCCCGAAATGGGTTTGCTGCTGCGCCAAGCCGCAGAGCAAGGCCTGAAGGTCAAGATGATGGGTCCGGAAGGCGTGGGCAATCCTGAAGTGAACGCCATCGCTGGTGCCGCTGTGGAAGGCATGCTGGTGACTCTGCCGGCCGACTTCTCCGCCAACCCCAAGAACGCCGCCGTCGTGAAAGCGTTCAAGGATGCCAAGCGCAATCCATCGGGCGCTTTCCAGCTGACTTCGTTCGCGGCTGCACAATCGCTGATCGCCGCCATCAAGGCCGCTGGTGACAACCCGGCCAAGGTGTCCGAGTGGCTGCACGCCAACACAGTGGACACGGTGATCGGCCCGATCTCGTGGAACAAGCAGGGTGACCTGAAGTCCTTCGACTTCCAAGTGTTCCAGTGGCACAAGGATGGTTCCAAGACTCCCGCAGTCAAGTAA